The Spirosoma oryzicola region GTCAACACGATTCGAAATGGCATCGATGTACTAGTCGCAACGCCCGGCCGACTCCTTGATTTGATGAATCAAGGCATTATCTCGCTGCGGGATGTTCAGTTTTTCGTGCTCGACGAAGCCGACCGGATGCTGGATATGGGCTTTATCCACGATGTGAAAAAAGTTATCGCTCGTTTACCGGAGCGTCGGCAGTCGCTGTTTTTTTCGGCAACGATGCCACCCGATGTGGCTAAATTAGCCGATACCATTCTGAACAAACCGGCTAAAGTTGAGGTGACGCCTGTTTCGTCAACGGCGGATACGATTCAGCAGGCCGTTTACTTCGTGGGACGGGAAAACAAGCGCAAGCTGCTGGTTCACGTGCTCAACGACAACCGGATTGCTTCAGCGCTTGTGTTTGCCCGTACCAAGCACGGAGCTGACAAAGTAGCCAAAGACTTGCTCAAGGCTGGTATTCAGGCCGAAGCCATTCACGGCAACAAGTCACAAAACGCTCGTCAGCGCGCCCTGACAAATTTCAAAAGTCGTCAGACACGCGTGCTGGTGGCTACCGATATTGCGGCTCGTGGTATCGATGTAGACGAACTATCGCACGTTATTAATTACGAACTTCCGAATATTCCCGAAACGTACGTCCATCGCATTGGTCGGACGGGCCGCGCGGGAAATGATGGCATTGCGCTGTCGTTCTGCGATGAAGAGGAAACGGACTTTTTGAAAGATATTCATAAGCTGATCGGTAAGCGCGTACCGG contains the following coding sequences:
- a CDS encoding DEAD/DEAH box helicase, encoding MQFSDLNLIDPILKALAEEGYSNPTPIQQQAIPVLLSRRDLLGCAQTGTGKTAAFAIPILQLLNEERSKNPTGPRRIKTLVLTPTRELAIQIDESFAAYGRYLNLRHTVIFGGVSQHSQVNTIRNGIDVLVATPGRLLDLMNQGIISLRDVQFFVLDEADRMLDMGFIHDVKKVIARLPERRQSLFFSATMPPDVAKLADTILNKPAKVEVTPVSSTADTIQQAVYFVGRENKRKLLVHVLNDNRIASALVFARTKHGADKVAKDLLKAGIQAEAIHGNKSQNARQRALTNFKSRQTRVLVATDIAARGIDVDELSHVINYELPNIPETYVHRIGRTGRAGNDGIALSFCDEEETDFLKDIHKLIGKRVPVVEDHPYVLDVATAAVTPAQPRQAQGRNGNANRGGGGGKSRPNGPSNNNSFRRGRSDTKSAPNTGGRSGNNRRFGNSRSEQN